In one Umezawaea sp. Da 62-37 genomic region, the following are encoded:
- a CDS encoding ATP-binding protein has protein sequence MDHDHHHGHDRLSHLFDRTPLLTGSVTDAAVTLAAEAERVLASAAVPWECGLEQRIDLRAIRAGLRGHLAAVAAPWVVDDVLLVAGELVANAYLHTRSPRRIRVSRTRCLVVVEVGDGDPGCPVLRPPSLTRTGGRGMRIVSGLSRAWGVRHDTEGGKTVWAELDEHPWRVDGPR, from the coding sequence ATGGATCACGACCACCATCACGGTCACGACCGGCTGTCCCACCTGTTCGACCGGACGCCGTTGCTCACCGGATCGGTCACCGACGCGGCGGTGACCCTGGCCGCCGAGGCGGAACGGGTCCTGGCCTCGGCCGCGGTCCCGTGGGAGTGCGGGCTGGAGCAGCGGATCGACCTGCGGGCGATACGCGCGGGGCTGCGTGGCCACCTCGCGGCGGTGGCGGCGCCATGGGTGGTCGACGACGTGCTCCTGGTGGCCGGGGAGCTGGTCGCCAACGCCTACCTGCACACCCGATCCCCACGGCGAATCCGCGTTTCCCGCACGAGATGCCTGGTGGTGGTCGAGGTCGGTGACGGCGATCCCGGCTGTCCTGTGCTCCGCCCGCCTTCGCTGACCCGAACGGGCGGGCGGGGAATGCGGATCGTGAGCGGGCTGAGCCGCGCATGGGGTGTGCGGCACGACACCGAGGGCGGCAAGACCGTGTGGGCGGAGCTGGATGAGCACCCCTGGCGCGTCGACGGTCCGAGGTGA